The Malus domestica chromosome 13, GDT2T_hap1 genome includes a window with the following:
- the LOC103410145 gene encoding uncharacterized protein, with product MEDENYVENIPRYRDQSEEEEDAEEALSLSDLPLDNIHEQVNEVHDRSSKHLHTRRSSADQFFEFFSDFSSDSFMCSAEDIIVCGKLIPFKDHTNEAPKTTCTNNGYHKKDSSFRRRSESLPGLQSSVARSSSTKNQIMMRNSRSLDYQKLHRQSSMVSPTPAEMERNSSTKSVGKYDKKSGNKPKWFFLMFGIVRFPSEMDLSDIKNRQIRRNPSTTLFRSEASDNRSSEKGSWRLLRALSCKDHASVAVTPPYCTQVGKMVIKILDLFGREDKLI from the exons ATGGAGGACGAAAATTACGTTGAGAATATTCCTCGTTATCGAGATCaatcagaagaagaagaagatgcagAAGAAGCACTCTCTCTCAGCGACCTTCCACTAGACAATATCCACGAACAAGTCAACGAAGTCCACGACAGGTCCTCCAAGCACCTGCACACTCGCCGTTCTTCAGCCGATCAGTTTTTCGAGTTCTTCAGCGACTTCAGCTCCGACAGCTTCATGTGTTCAGCCGAAGATATCATCGTCTGCGGGAAACTCATACCCTTCAAAGATCACACAAATGAAGCCCCTAAGACGACATGTACTAACAATGGTTATCACAAAAAAGATTCATCTTTTCGAAGGCGGTCAGAGTCGCTGCCTGGGTTACAAAGTTCGGTAGCACGATCAAGCAGCACAAAGAATCAGATCATGATGAGGAACAGCAGATCCTTGGattatcaaaagcttcaccGGCAATCTTCGATGGTATCCCCGACCCCGGCAGAGATGGAGAGGAATTCTTCCACGAAGAGTGTTGGAAAATACGATAAGAAGAGTGGTAACAAGCCAAAGTGGTTTTTTCTCATGTTTGGGATTGTGAGGTTTCCGTCTGAGATGGACCTAAGCGACATCAAGAACCGGCAGATTCGACGAAACCCATCCACCACGCTCTTCCGGAGTGAAGCCTCTGACAATCGGAGCTCCGAAAAGGGCTCCTGGAGACTGCTCAGGGCATTGAGCTGCAAGGACCATGCAAGTGTTGCTGTAACGCCGCCGTACTGTACACAAGT GGGCAAAATGGTCATTAAAATTCTGGATTTGTTTGGACGTGAggataaattaatataa